One Candidatus Omnitrophota bacterium genomic window, AATCTTATAGAAGCAGTATCTAATACCAGGGCCACTGTTTTGATACACGGAGAAAGCGGCACCGGTAAAAGGCTGATTGCGCATGCCATACATAATTGTACCACCCAGGAGAAAAAGAAGCCTTTCGTTGAGGTAAGCTGTGGGGCGCTTACCGATACTCTACTTGAGAGTGAATTATTCGGGCATGTAAAAGGGGCGTTCACCGGGGCCATAAAAGATAAAATGGGTCGTTTTGAGCTGGCAGACGGCGGCACTATTTTTCTGGATGAGATAGACGCTTTTTCCCCTGTGCTTCAGGTCAAGTTATTGCGCGTGTTGCAAGAAGGAGACTTAGAAAGGGTAGGGGATAATAAGACAATAAAAGTGGATGTAAGGATAATAGCTGCTACGAATCAGAGCCTGGAACAATTAATCGAACAGGGCAAATTCAGGAAGGACCTGTATTACCGCTTAAACATAATTTCTATAGAAGTGCCTCCGCTAAGGCTGCGTAAGTTAGATATACCGCTTTTGGTCAAGACTTTCATAAGCAAGCATTCAAAGAGTATAAATAAAAAAATAGACGACATATCTGATAAAGCATTGTCTTTATTGATTGAATATAGCTGGCCGGGGAATATCAGGGAGCTTGAAAATGTCATTGAGAGGACGATCATACTGTGTAAGGGTCCGGTTATAAGTCACCACGACCTGCCGGATTTCCTGCAAAAACAAAAATTCTCAAGCGAATCAGCGGCTGTAGATAAGAGCGGCTGCCTGAAGCTTAAAGATGCGTTAATAGCCCCTGAAAAAGAATTAATAATTAATACCTTAAATACGGTAAACTGGAACAGGACCGAGGCAGCAAAAGCGTTGGGTATTAATCGGACTACTCTTTATAAAAAGATGGGCAAACTTGGTTTACTCAAGAATAATGGCAGAGAACAATAACCCCAGATGGCATAGGCTGTCGTTTGAAGACCTCATAAATCTAAAGGAGTGGCAGGTAATACAGGATAATTTTTCGGCTATTACAAATGTAACGATTCGCACTCTTGATGTTAATGGTAAACCGTTAACTACCCCCAGTTCAGAGCCCCGCCTTTGCAGGGAATTAATAAAAGACATAAAAATAAAAGATGAAATATGCGGATTGTGCCTACCGAGTTTCCTTGGCGGAAAGGCACATGTTGATAAAAACCTTACTTTCTTATGCAGGGCAGATTTGCGAAATTTTATTGCCCCGTTGCGTATTGATGGCAAAGTAGTCGGATATGTGCTTGTAGGCCCGCTTGTTTTGGTTATGCGCAAGCCCAAAGATGAATACCGCAAAGTTGCCGAAGAGCTTAATATTGAATTTGAGAAATTCTGGAATGCATTTATTGAAATCAAAGTTACATCATTCTTTGCGGCGCAGTCCATGATTGAAGTAATAAAGAACGTGGCAGAATACAGCTTGAATCTGTCATACGAGAAATTCAAGAATGAAGCGCTTTCTGTAAATCCCTTAAGGTCGCCTAATCTGCTTGATGCTTTACTTGAAGTCGCTTCTCAGGTAAGTCAGGCAGATATTGGTTCTGTGATGATGCTTAATGCTGATACTAACGAATTCACTATAGAGGCTGCTAAAGGCCTTTCTGAAGATGTTGTAAGAAAAACAAGGGTCAGCCTTGGGCATGGTATATCCGGTATTGTCGCTGAAAGCGGCAAGCCGCTTGTAATTGATGATAAGATTCAAAATGACAGGTTAAGAGGTTTGTTACAGCGCCCGCAGCTTGGTTCTTCTATGATTATACCCATTAAGAGCAGGGAGAAGGTGCAGGGCGTTATGAATTTAGCTGCTTTTAGGGATTCAGGGGTCAGGTTTGACATGGATAAGGCAAATTTAGTCAAAAACCTGATAGATCTTGCCACGATAGCTATAAATTAGTTCACAGTTCATAGAGATAGATAAAGTATCTAGAATCGAGCATCTAGAATCTAGGATCGAGTCAACGCTGACGGCTGACAGCTGATGACTGAAAGCTTAATCGTAGAATGATAGGGAAGGGGGCTAGCGTTTCCTTCTAAATACCGTAGAAAGTATCTTTAAGTCCTGCCTGTATTTTGTTACAGTCCTCCTGGATACCTTTATATTGGAATTTTTATGGATAAGCTCAGCAATCTGCTTGTCGCTTAATGGGTGGGATTTATCCTCAATATCAATACAATCTTTAATTAATTTTTTTGCCTGGTTGCATGAGACTGACTGGCCATTGGTATCAAAGACTTTGCTTGGGAAAAAATCTTTGATTGCAACCATTGACCAGGGTGTTTTTACATATTTGTTCATTATGGCCCGGCAGACAGTAGTTTCGTGCATATTGATTCTTTGCGCCACTTCTTTAAATGTAAGCGGTTTTAGCAGAGAAAATTCTTCATTTTTTATAGCCTCGCATTGAATATCTGCTATTACTTCCAAAATCAGCTTTAATGTCGATTTTCTCTTTGAGATAGCCCTGAGTATATCATTAGCGGCTTTAATCTTTTCGGTTATGAATTTTCTTAAATTAGGGTCAAGGCTTTTATCCTTAAGCATTGCTTTGTATTCTTTGTTTATATCAATTTTAGGCAGGCTTTCATCATTTATTATTACCTCTATATCATCACTATGAATTTCGATTCTTGCATCCGGCCTGATCCTTTGATCTTCTTCTGTGGAATAGTTTCTTCCGGGTTTAGGGTCAAGCCTAAGGATTTTATGCGCAAGTTCTTCAATTAAACCAGGGTCCTGATTCAGGTCTTTTGCGATTACTTTAAAATTCTTTTTTGCTACGTTATCCAGGTGTTTTTCAACAATTTCTCTTAGTATAGGATTTGTATCGCTATTTTGGTCAAGCTGTATAAGAAGGCACTCTTTCACAGAGCGCGCTCCCACGCCAGCAGGCTCAAATTCGTGTATTATCTTTAAGATGCGCTCAACAGTCCCGGCAGGGACAGCGCAGGAGGAGGCTATCTCATCAAAGCTGGCTTTTAGGTAGCCGTTTTCATCAATATTGCCTATGATTTCTTCACCAATCCTGAAGTCACCATCATCAGAAACAAATATCCCTAATTGCCTAAGCAGGCAATCCTGCAAGGAGGTTTTCTTAGTGACAGATTCAAGCTGGAATTTGACGTCTTCATCAGTAAATTTTTTAAGCGATAGGGGAGAGGCTGGCCGGAAACCCTTGGCTAAAGATCCGCCAGAGGCGCTATAAGAAGGCTTTTCTTCAAGGGCAGGATTTGATTCCAGCTCCTTTTCAATAAGGCCTTCAATTTCGCTCAGGGGCAGCGCTAAAACGTTTAAAGAATTGGAAAGCGCTGGTACCAATAATCTGCGTAATTCTGTGCGTTGTTTTGTTTGCATCATAGCATGATAAGTATAACATATTAATACAAAATACTTCAATTTAAATTGCCTTGACAAGCACAAAATCGGGCAATATAATTAAGACTAATGAGTATATACTCATAATAACATGGGCGTTAAAAGTAAGTAAGTTTGAGTAAAATACTGGTAAAAGCAAGTAAATCTAATGAAACCTAAAGGCAGGCCAAAGAAATACCGGATTATACGACAGGATCCAAGGATATCCCAATTTAGCCCCAGAGGCAAGCCTGGGAGGCCTGATGAAGTATGCCTTACTATGGATGAATTTGAGGCTATAAGGCTTTCTGACAGGCTTAATAAGCCGCAAAAAGAGGCTGCCCAGTCAATGAAGGTTTCCCAGCAGACATTCAGCCGTATCTTGAGAAAGGCCCGGATAAAGATAGCAGATAGTATTACTAACGGCAAAATCATAAAAATACAAGGCGGGTTCTACGCGCTTGTTTCTAATAAGAAAAATACCTCCAGCCAGCTTCAGGAATCCCAGGAAATTAATAAATTAACTTGAAAAGTGGGCCGCAAGGAATGGTCTTAATAACCAAAAAAGCCTTAAATTGCCTTATATATTAACTTCCTATAATATATCTTATGTTAACTTTAGCATATTGCGTAAATGCTGTAACTATGTTTAGGCGCAAATAGTTATAATAATATTGTTTTTCATGTGGATAACCG contains:
- a CDS encoding sigma-54-dependent Fis family transcriptional regulator, translated to MHNNHGHILIIDDEPLVRRSLSEMLTVSGYAVSTACNGSEALNLLKDYTVDIIISDMKMPEMDGMQLLKSLKSLRYDAAVILMTGYGTIDGAVEAMRHGAYDYVTKPIVDSEIKIIIKRYLDQCRIKEENLRLKEQLSVKEREVFLDIVGKDEKMQKIYNLIEAVSNTRATVLIHGESGTGKRLIAHAIHNCTTQEKKKPFVEVSCGALTDTLLESELFGHVKGAFTGAIKDKMGRFELADGGTIFLDEIDAFSPVLQVKLLRVLQEGDLERVGDNKTIKVDVRIIAATNQSLEQLIEQGKFRKDLYYRLNIISIEVPPLRLRKLDIPLLVKTFISKHSKSINKKIDDISDKALSLLIEYSWPGNIRELENVIERTIILCKGPVISHHDLPDFLQKQKFSSESAAVDKSGCLKLKDALIAPEKELIINTLNTVNWNRTEAAKALGINRTTLYKKMGKLGLLKNNGREQ
- a CDS encoding GAF domain-containing protein: MAENNNPRWHRLSFEDLINLKEWQVIQDNFSAITNVTIRTLDVNGKPLTTPSSEPRLCRELIKDIKIKDEICGLCLPSFLGGKAHVDKNLTFLCRADLRNFIAPLRIDGKVVGYVLVGPLVLVMRKPKDEYRKVAEELNIEFEKFWNAFIEIKVTSFFAAQSMIEVIKNVAEYSLNLSYEKFKNEALSVNPLRSPNLLDALLEVASQVSQADIGSVMMLNADTNEFTIEAAKGLSEDVVRKTRVSLGHGISGIVAESGKPLVIDDKIQNDRLRGLLQRPQLGSSMIIPIKSREKVQGVMNLAAFRDSGVRFDMDKANLVKNLIDLATIAIN
- the rpoN gene encoding RNA polymerase sigma-54 factor; this encodes MMQTKQRTELRRLLVPALSNSLNVLALPLSEIEGLIEKELESNPALEEKPSYSASGGSLAKGFRPASPLSLKKFTDEDVKFQLESVTKKTSLQDCLLRQLGIFVSDDGDFRIGEEIIGNIDENGYLKASFDEIASSCAVPAGTVERILKIIHEFEPAGVGARSVKECLLIQLDQNSDTNPILREIVEKHLDNVAKKNFKVIAKDLNQDPGLIEELAHKILRLDPKPGRNYSTEEDQRIRPDARIEIHSDDIEVIINDESLPKIDINKEYKAMLKDKSLDPNLRKFITEKIKAANDILRAISKRKSTLKLILEVIADIQCEAIKNEEFSLLKPLTFKEVAQRINMHETTVCRAIMNKYVKTPWSMVAIKDFFPSKVFDTNGQSVSCNQAKKLIKDCIDIEDKSHPLSDKQIAELIHKNSNIKVSRRTVTKYRQDLKILSTVFRRKR
- a CDS encoding DUF134 domain-containing protein; amino-acid sequence: MKPKGRPKKYRIIRQDPRISQFSPRGKPGRPDEVCLTMDEFEAIRLSDRLNKPQKEAAQSMKVSQQTFSRILRKARIKIADSITNGKIIKIQGGFYALVSNKKNTSSQLQESQEINKLT